The Nocardioides zeae genome includes the window AGCTCCGTCAACATGGCGTGGTCGTTCGAGGAGATGATCGCGTTCGCGTCGCGCGGCACCGAGCTCCGGACCGGCGACGTCCTGGCGTCGGGCACGTGCGGTGGCGGCTGCCTGCTGGAGTACTGGGCCCGTCTCGGCACCGACGTGGTCCCCCCGCTCGCCCCCGGCGACGAGGTGACCCTGGTCGCGGAGGGCATCGGCGCCCTGTCGAACACCATCGTGGCCGGCGCCGACCCGGTGCCGCTCGGTCGGGCGCGCCCCGCCCGGGAACGCCGCCAGCGGGACTGGTCGGGGGTGGTGGGCCGTGGCTGAGCCCGCCATCACGGCCTTCGCCCGGCTGGCGGAGAGGTACGGCGGCCCCCCGGCCACGGCGTCGTACGACGCGCTCTGGCGGTGGTCCGTGCAGGACACCTCGGCGTTCTGGAGCGCCGTGGACGAGTTCTGCGGCGTGGTCTGGGAGACGGAGCCCGACGCGGTCACGGACGGTGCACCGCTGCCGGACACACGGTGGTTCCCGGGCGGCCGCCTCAACTACGCCGCCCAGGTCTTCGCCGTGCCCCGCACCGGCCCCGCCATCGTGGGGCACGACGAGGAGGGGATCACCCAGACCCTGACCTGGGCCGACCTCGAGCGCCAGGTGTCGGCGCTCGCCGGGACCCTGGCCGATGCCGGGGTCGGTCCGGGCGACCGGGTGGTCGGCTACCTGCCCGACCGGCCCGAGGCGATCGTCGCGTTCCTGGCGGCCGCGACCCTGGGGGCCGTGTGGGCGGGGTGCGGCACCGACCTGGCGGGGGAGGCCGCGCTCGCGCGCGTGGGCCAGCTGGACCCCACGTGCCTCGTCGCGGCCGCGGGCTACCACCACCGCGGGCGCTGGGTGGACCGGACGGCGGACGTGGAGGTGCTCCGCCACGGGCTCCCCGGCCTGCGCCTCTCGGTGCTCGTCGGCGACGGCCACCCCTTCGCGGACGGCGCGGTCGCGTGGTCCACCGCCGTCAGTCGCCCCGGGCCGGGTCCGGCACCCGTCCCGGTGCCGTCCGCGCACCCGCTCTGGGTGCTCTTCACCTCCGGGACCACCGGGCCGCCCAAGGGCATCGTGCACGGCCACGCCGGCGTCGTCGTCGAGCACCTGAAGACGCTGCGGCTGTTCTTCGACCTCGGGCCCGGCGACCAGTTCTTCTGGTACACGACCTTGAACTGGATGATGTGGAACCTGCGTCTCGGCGGCCTGCTGTGCGGTGCCCCGGTCCACTGCTTCGACGGCGCGCCGACGCCCCCGGCGCTGTGGAAGGTCGCCGAACGCGGGCACATCACCCATCTCGGCGTCAGCCCCGGTTACCTGACCGCCTCCCGGGACGCGGGGCTCCACCCGTCGACCGACCGAGACCTCAGCGCCCTGCGGGTGCTCGGCTGCACCGGGTCGGTGCTCACCCGCCCCGTGCACCAGTGGGTGGCCGACGACCTGGGGCCCGCGGTGCGGGTCGCCCCGACCACCGGGGGCACCGACGTCGTGAGCGGCTTCGCCGGTGGTGTGCCGACGGTGCCGGACCACGTCGGGGAGATCAGCGCCCGCTGGCTGGGCGTCGACCTGCGGGCCTGGTCGGCTGAGCGGGAGGACCTCGTCGACCAGGTCGGCGAGCTGGTCGTCGCCACACCCCTGCCGTCCATGCCCGTGGCGTTCTGGGACGACCCCGACGGCAGCCGCCTCCGCGCCGCGTACTTCGAGGACTTCCCCGGCGTCTGGCGGCACGGCGACTGGGTCACGGTCACCTCGCGCGGCACCGTGATCGTCCACGGTCGCTCCGACGCCACGCTGAACCGGCACGGCATCCGCATGGGCAGCGCGGACATCTGCCAGGCAGCCGAGGACGTGCCCGGCGTCCTCGAGGCACTGGTGGTCGGGATCGACGAGCCGGACGGCGGCTACTGGATGCCGATGTTCGTCACCCTCGCACCGGGCCGACGGCTCGACGACGAGCTGGCCACGACCATCCTGACGTCCGTCCGCGAGAAGGTCTCGCCCCGCCACGTCCCCGACGAGGTCGTCCAGGTGCCCGGGATCCCCCACACGTTGACGGGCAAGAAGCTCGAGGTGCCGATCAAGAAGATCCTGGTCGGCATGGAGCCGGCCGCACAGGTCGGCGCCGTGGACCGTCCCGAGCTCCTGCACGTCTTCCAGCAGCTGGGCGAGACCCGGCGCGCCGCACGACCGACCCGCGACCACGACCACGAGGTGCCCTGATGCCGACCCCCGAGACCATCGAGCTCGTCGTGCTGGACAAGGAGACCGTCGCGGTCGACACCGTCCGGCTCACGCTCGGACGACCCGACCGCGGTCCCCTTCCCCCCTGGGAGCCCGGCGCGCACATCGACCTGCACCTCGGGAGCGACCCCGCGCTGGTGCGCCAGTACTCGCTGTGCTCCTCCCCCGCCGACCCCGACCGCTACGAGGTCGCCGTGCTCCGCGACCCCGCCAGCCGCGGCGGCTCGGCCCACGTGGTCGACCGGCTCGGTCCCGGTGACGTCGTCCCGGTCAGCCACCCGCGCAACCACTTCGCCCTGGTGCCGGCGCGCCGCTACGTCTTCGTCGCCGGCGGAATCGGCATCACCCCGGTGCTGCCGATGATCGCGGCCGTCGCGGCGACGGGGGCCGATTGGAGCCTGCTCTACGGCGGCCGCACCCGCGCGTCGATGGCCTTCGCGGACGAGCTCGTCGAGGCGTGGGGCGACCGCGTGTCGATCCGCCCCCAGGACGAGCACGGGCTGCTCGACCTCGACGGGTTGCTCGCCGTGCCCCAGCCGGACACCGCGATCTACTGCTGCGGACCGGCGCCGCTGCTCGACGCGGTCGAGGTCGCCTCCGCGGCGTGGCCCCCCGGGACGTTGCACCTCGAACGGTTCGCGCCCGTCGCCCTCCCCGCCACCACGGAGGACGACGGCGCGTTCGAGGTGGAGTTCGCCCGCACCGGCGTGACGCTCACGGTCCCCGCCGACCGCTCCATCATGGAGGTCGCCGAGGACGCGGGCGTCCCGATCATGTACTCGTGCGAGGAGGGGACCTGCGGCAGCTGCGAGGTCCCGGTGCTCGCCGGCGAGCCCGACCACCGAGACTTCGTGCTCACCCCCGAGGAGCGCGAGGCGTCCCGCAGCATGATGATCTGCGTCGGCCGAGCACGGTCGCCGCGGCTCGTGCTCGATGCCTAGATCTGCCCAGGGCCGCAACGACAACGACACAGCCCCCGACCTGCATCTCTGCAGGTCGGGGGCTGTGTGTCGGAGCCGCCTGTCAGAATCGAACTGACGACCTAATCATTACGAGTGATTCGCTCTACCGACTGAGCTAAGGCGGCGCGCTGCCCGCCGGAACGGACAGCGAGGAGAGCATAGCGACCGGTCCACACCCGCGCGAATCGGGCCCCGGTCGCGGCGCTCGGGGGCTCAGGCCGCGAGCGTCAGCCCGGCGAGGCGCGCGCCCTCGCTGGCGTGCTCCTGCGTAGCACCGCACCAGCAGGTGAAGGTCGCGACCCACCCGCCCTCGACGGCGCGCACCGCGCTGAACTGGGTGTCGAAGATGAGCTGGCGCTTCTCGCAGCTGCTGCAGCGGTGGACGAACACGGTGGCCTCCTCAGGAGTCAGATCGGGGACGACTCCTATCCTCTCGACGTCGAGACTCCAGGGGTAGCCTCACTTTCCAGCGCGATCCCTAGGTCATTCCTATGATGTGACCGTGCTCTCCCTCCACCAGCTCCGGTGCTTCCTCGCGACGTACGAGCACGGCTCGCTGACCGCCGCGGCGACCGAGCTCGGCTACGCGCAACCGAGCGTGTCCGAGCAGATCCGGGCGCTCGAGAAGTCGCTCGGCGTCCAGCTGTTCCGCCGCGTCGGGCGCGGCGTCGTGCCCACCACCGTCGCCGACGAGCTGCGGCCCCACGCGGAGCGCACGCTGGCGGCCGCCGAGGAGGCGCGCCGTGCCGTCACGAGCGCCAAGGCGCTGCAGACGGGCACCATCCGGTTCGGGATGTTCGGCGCTGCCCGCCTGTACGCCGGGGCCGGGCTGGTCGCGGACGTGCTGGCCCGCTACCCCGGTGTCCGGGTGGAGCTCATCGGCCAGAACTCCAACGAGGTGCAGGAGGACCTCCGCCGCGGCCGGCTCGAGGCCGCGATGATCGCGGTGCCCGCCGCGACCAGCGAGGGCATGACGGTCACGCCCGTCGCGAAGGACGAGCTCGTCTACATCAGCGCGGACCCGGAGCGGCTGACGTCGCCCGTGACGCCGCAGCGCTTCGCGCAGGCGCAGCTGGTGATGCCGGAGACGACCTGGCGGGCGGTCGACTCGACGCGCATCGTGCTGCGGCAGATGCTCCACGAGACCGGCCGCAACCCCACGACGCGGATCGAGGTCGAGGACATCGAGACCGCGGTCGAGCTCGTCGGGATGGGCCTCGCCGACAGCGTCATCCCCAAGGGAGCCGCGCTGCAGCTGCTCCCCCGCCTGGCGCCGTCGGCGGGCTACGTCTCGCTGCGCCCGCGGCAGTACGACACCCTCGCCGTCGTCCACCGCTCCGGCGCGACCCTGTCGCCCGCCGCGCAGCTCATGATCGAGCTGGCCACGCGGCGGATCCAGCAGATCGCCGAGCCGTTCGCACCGCGCTAGCCGTGGGCCGGTCCGTGACCCCTCGCCACGCCGCGACGGCGCGTGCGGGCGAACCACGCGGAGGCGGCGAGCGAACC containing:
- a CDS encoding acetoacetate--CoA ligase, which produces MAEPAITAFARLAERYGGPPATASYDALWRWSVQDTSAFWSAVDEFCGVVWETEPDAVTDGAPLPDTRWFPGGRLNYAAQVFAVPRTGPAIVGHDEEGITQTLTWADLERQVSALAGTLADAGVGPGDRVVGYLPDRPEAIVAFLAAATLGAVWAGCGTDLAGEAALARVGQLDPTCLVAAAGYHHRGRWVDRTADVEVLRHGLPGLRLSVLVGDGHPFADGAVAWSTAVSRPGPGPAPVPVPSAHPLWVLFTSGTTGPPKGIVHGHAGVVVEHLKTLRLFFDLGPGDQFFWYTTLNWMMWNLRLGGLLCGAPVHCFDGAPTPPALWKVAERGHITHLGVSPGYLTASRDAGLHPSTDRDLSALRVLGCTGSVLTRPVHQWVADDLGPAVRVAPTTGGTDVVSGFAGGVPTVPDHVGEISARWLGVDLRAWSAEREDLVDQVGELVVATPLPSMPVAFWDDPDGSRLRAAYFEDFPGVWRHGDWVTVTSRGTVIVHGRSDATLNRHGIRMGSADICQAAEDVPGVLEALVVGIDEPDGGYWMPMFVTLAPGRRLDDELATTILTSVREKVSPRHVPDEVVQVPGIPHTLTGKKLEVPIKKILVGMEPAAQVGAVDRPELLHVFQQLGETRRAARPTRDHDHEVP
- a CDS encoding PDR/VanB family oxidoreductase; translated protein: MPTPETIELVVLDKETVAVDTVRLTLGRPDRGPLPPWEPGAHIDLHLGSDPALVRQYSLCSSPADPDRYEVAVLRDPASRGGSAHVVDRLGPGDVVPVSHPRNHFALVPARRYVFVAGGIGITPVLPMIAAVAATGADWSLLYGGRTRASMAFADELVEAWGDRVSIRPQDEHGLLDLDGLLAVPQPDTAIYCCGPAPLLDAVEVASAAWPPGTLHLERFAPVALPATTEDDGAFEVEFARTGVTLTVPADRSIMEVAEDAGVPIMYSCEEGTCGSCEVPVLAGEPDHRDFVLTPEEREASRSMMICVGRARSPRLVLDA
- a CDS encoding LysR family transcriptional regulator; the encoded protein is MLSLHQLRCFLATYEHGSLTAAATELGYAQPSVSEQIRALEKSLGVQLFRRVGRGVVPTTVADELRPHAERTLAAAEEARRAVTSAKALQTGTIRFGMFGAARLYAGAGLVADVLARYPGVRVELIGQNSNEVQEDLRRGRLEAAMIAVPAATSEGMTVTPVAKDELVYISADPERLTSPVTPQRFAQAQLVMPETTWRAVDSTRIVLRQMLHETGRNPTTRIEVEDIETAVELVGMGLADSVIPKGAALQLLPRLAPSAGYVSLRPRQYDTLAVVHRSGATLSPAAQLMIELATRRIQQIAEPFAPR